Proteins from one Oncorhynchus tshawytscha isolate Ot180627B linkage group LG16, Otsh_v2.0, whole genome shotgun sequence genomic window:
- the LOC112236886 gene encoding lipase member H-like, translating to MLLWQLLGLVGSLMLCKGQKNGVGELCDDFTDLDFHECFLGTTLNVKLLLYTKSNLRCGREVNHHHLSYQPLFNFSLPTAFVIHGYRPTGAPPVWVDHIVQLLSEQEDMNILVVDWNRGAANLNYFTAVANTRQAANNLTGFILSMQEEGAPLSSIHLIGVSLGAHLAGFVGANLKGKIGRITGLDPAGPMFTGATAEERLDPSDAMFVDVLHTDMNSFGLRGQHGHIDYYANGGSDQPGCPKTIFSGKSYFVCDHQRSVFLYLCALNRTCSLTGYPCSSYSDFLDGRCLQCEAFKPAPCPMLGYDISRWRDTLLRLGQTKAYFTTTATLPYQKTSYRVDMVTWNQYLRWGVVILRLHSGRNFSEARIDRKRFKFEQYTSTRLLVQFDEDLQPVQKISLRIASGNMIGPRYKIRLLHIRLTPLEQPDSPLMCRYDIIMEENIEVAFRPLPCDPRL from the exons ATGTTACTCTGGCAACTCCTCGGTTTGGTGGGCTCCCTCATGCTCTGCAAAG gCCAGAAGAATGGTGTAGGTGAACTGTGTGATGACTTTACAGACCTGGACTTCCATGAGTGCTTCCTTGGGACCACCCTGAATGTTAAGCTGCTGCTCTACACCAA GTCTAACCTGCGCTGCGGCAGAGAGGtgaaccaccaccacctgtcctACCAGCCACTCTTCAACTTCTCCCTGCCCACGGCCTTCGTCATCCATGGCTACCGGCCCACTGGGGCCCCTCCGGTCTGGGTGGATCACATCGTCCAGCTGCTGTCTGAGCAGGAGGACATGAACATCCTGGTGGTGGACTGGAACAGAGGAGCTGCTAACCTTAACTACTTCACTGCTGTGGCCAACACCCGACAGGCTGCCAACAACCTCACCGGCTTCATACTCagcatgcag GAGGAGGGAGCGCCTCTGAGTTCAATCCACCTGATCGGGGTGAGTCTAGGAGCTCACCTAGCTGGGTTTGTAGGAGCAAATCTGAAGGGCAAGATTGGCCGCATTACAG gtctggacCCAGCAGGGCCCATGTTCACTGGAGCGACTGCTGAGGAGAGACTAGACCCTTCAGATGCCATGTTTGTAGACGTACTACACACTGACATGAACT CGTTTGGTCTCAGAGGTCAACATGGCCATATTGACTACTATGCCAACGGAGGATCTGATCAGCCAGGCTGCCCCAAGACCATCTTCTCAG GGAAGTCGTATTTCGTGTGTGACCACCAGCGCTCTGTGTTCCTGTACCTGTGTGCTCTCAACCGGACCTGCAGCCTCACAGGCTACCCTTGCTCCTCCTACAGCGACTTCCTGGATGGGCGGTGTCTGCAGTGTGAAGCCTTTAAGCCCGCCCCCTGTCCCATGCTAG GTTACGACATCAGCAGGTGGAGGGATACTCTGTTGCGATTGGGTCAGACCAAGGCCTATTTCACCACCACTGCCACATTACCTTATCAAA aGACCAGCTACAGGGTGGACATGGTGACATGGAACCAGTACCTGCGCTGGGGAGTCGTCATCCTCAGACTACACAGTGGCAGGAACTTCAGTGAGGCACGCATAGACCG TAAGCGGTTCAAGTTTGAGCAGTACACCTCCACCCGTCTGTTGGTCCAGTTTGATGAGGACCTGCAGCCCGTCCAGAAGATATCCCTCCGCATCGCAAGCGGCAATATGATAGGCCCTCGCTACAAAATCAGACTACTCCACATCCGCCTCACCCCCCTGGAGCAACCCGACAG